The following coding sequences lie in one Ferroacidibacillus organovorans genomic window:
- a CDS encoding ABC transporter permease produces the protein MLHKLLTRAILAVFLIGMVIPVLGLLIFSIDNQGLFTLQNYSALFSDPSFQQALVNSIGISLTSVALAIVLFTPPLWYGYLFNPRMMRVMEGLSFITFVLPAVVLGLAYVQFFSNPPFALAGTPTLLPFAFALFGMPYYIQAVLNRLRHTDVRIYHEAVQSLGGSAWTSFWRIQFQAMAPGILIGSILVFSIGMGEFTITQLTTGGSFMTLPIYLQVGFQNNPLTGAAMAVIGMGIAIGGVFVTLFALSRRNRGVRDAAH, from the coding sequence GTGCTGCATAAGCTTTTGACGCGCGCGATTCTCGCCGTCTTTCTCATTGGCATGGTCATTCCTGTGCTTGGCCTCTTGATCTTTAGCATTGACAATCAAGGACTTTTCACATTGCAAAACTATTCTGCGCTGTTTTCCGATCCGTCGTTTCAACAAGCGCTCGTCAACTCCATCGGGATATCGCTGACAAGCGTGGCGCTCGCCATTGTGCTTTTCACACCCCCGCTATGGTATGGCTATCTGTTTAACCCGCGCATGATGCGTGTGATGGAAGGGCTCAGTTTCATCACGTTCGTGCTGCCCGCTGTCGTGTTGGGGCTCGCTTATGTCCAGTTTTTTAGCAATCCTCCGTTTGCGCTCGCGGGAACCCCCACGCTGCTCCCATTCGCGTTTGCCTTGTTTGGCATGCCGTATTACATCCAGGCGGTGCTAAATCGCCTTCGGCATACCGATGTCCGCATTTACCACGAAGCGGTGCAGAGCCTGGGCGGTTCTGCCTGGACATCGTTTTGGCGCATTCAATTTCAGGCGATGGCTCCGGGCATTCTGATCGGCTCCATCCTCGTTTTCAGTATCGGCATGGGCGAGTTCACGATCACGCAGTTGACGACGGGCGGGTCTTTCATGACATTGCCCATCTACTTGCAGGTTGGCTTTCAGAACAACCCGCTGACAGGTGCGGCGATGGCGGTTATCGGTATGGGAATCGCCATCGGCGGCGTTTTCGTTACTCTTTTTGCACTTTCGAGACGGAACAGGGGGGTGCGCGATGCTGCGCATTGA
- a CDS encoding ABC transporter permease has translation MRRRVGWLIFIPVFLFVAIFSVGPALGILFTSLSGSHGVTVANYRQTMTAQYGNAFVMTSSLSLYSSLIATVFGFMVAWSLARVKSQTVQRLLMAVSSTMANFAGLPLAVAFMATLGTSGILTLLVNQLFSVNLANLGWNLASFSGLLVAYLSFLTPLSVILLLPAVSSLKKEWEEAVYTLGAPIGTYIRRVALPMLFPSLVSTFALLFANAFSTYVTAYELAGGSVNLVPILIGYMVNGNVSMNLGLGDALSMEEMIVLSLAVLLYLIAQRFSHLHAKGGRAQRAA, from the coding sequence ATGCGCAGGCGCGTGGGTTGGTTGATTTTCATCCCTGTGTTTCTTTTTGTAGCCATCTTCTCCGTCGGTCCCGCCCTTGGCATTCTCTTTACAAGTCTGTCGGGAAGCCACGGTGTGACGGTAGCGAACTATCGACAAACCATGACCGCACAGTATGGCAACGCGTTTGTGATGACATCCTCACTTTCGTTGTACAGCAGCTTGATTGCCACTGTTTTTGGCTTCATGGTGGCGTGGAGTCTCGCACGTGTAAAGTCGCAGACCGTGCAGCGTCTGCTGATGGCCGTTTCGAGCACGATGGCAAACTTTGCGGGACTGCCGCTTGCCGTCGCGTTTATGGCGACACTCGGCACCTCGGGCATTCTCACACTGCTTGTCAATCAACTCTTTTCGGTCAATCTTGCCAATCTCGGTTGGAATCTCGCCTCATTTTCTGGTTTGCTCGTCGCATACCTCTCCTTTTTGACGCCGCTTTCCGTCATACTTTTGCTTCCCGCCGTATCTTCTCTCAAAAAGGAGTGGGAAGAGGCAGTGTATACGCTTGGCGCACCGATTGGGACCTACATTCGCCGCGTCGCACTCCCGATGCTTTTCCCGAGTCTTGTCAGCACGTTCGCGCTTCTCTTTGCGAACGCGTTTTCAACCTACGTCACGGCGTATGAACTGGCTGGCGGCAGTGTCAATCTCGTTCCGATCCTGATTGGCTACATGGTCAACGGCAATGTCAGCATGAACCTCGGTCTCGGTGACGCGCTCTCCATGGAAGAGATGATCGTTTTGAGCCTTGCGGTGCTTCTCTATCTGATCGCGCAACGCTTCTCACACCTTCACGCTAAAGGAGGTCGCGCACAACGTGCTGCATAA
- a CDS encoding extracellular solute-binding protein, protein MKKTTSTIIALSATVAVILTATAAFASSHKAQSHRAPAASLTNWNNGIVAKAKAEGLVHGFGMPANWANLGNMWSSFTKTYGIQTQYVAEGNMSSAEELQAFQKEKNHPIGDVGDIGISFGPTAVKMGVVAPFKNQYWNQIPANLKDPHGNWAAAYYGVISFEVNKKMVKQIPHTWKDLLKPEYKGLIGFGDPRQAAEQFDAVIAASYAFGGNANNVMPGIKFFKKLHQIGNWTGTTGSSAAMKTGQVGIQITWNYLSEADAAQFQGRPPIVTVVPSDSTVAGPYVEVINKYAPHPYAARLLNNYLFSNAGQISYAEGGAYPVRLKYLKLPAKVHLPALNMAHVHFLSGTFAKATATINADWAPMVLGQ, encoded by the coding sequence TTGAAAAAAACAACATCCACAATCATCGCGTTGTCTGCTACCGTCGCTGTGATTCTCACTGCGACAGCCGCTTTCGCATCAAGTCACAAGGCGCAAAGCCATCGCGCGCCTGCCGCCTCACTCACGAACTGGAATAACGGTATCGTGGCCAAAGCAAAGGCAGAAGGTCTTGTACACGGGTTTGGCATGCCAGCGAACTGGGCAAACCTCGGAAACATGTGGTCCTCTTTTACAAAAACGTATGGCATTCAAACACAATATGTCGCAGAAGGCAATATGAGTTCAGCAGAAGAGCTTCAGGCATTCCAAAAAGAAAAGAACCATCCGATCGGCGACGTGGGGGACATTGGGATCTCGTTTGGACCGACCGCCGTCAAAATGGGTGTCGTCGCGCCGTTTAAGAATCAGTACTGGAACCAGATTCCGGCGAATCTGAAAGATCCGCACGGTAATTGGGCAGCCGCCTATTACGGTGTCATCTCGTTTGAAGTGAATAAAAAGATGGTCAAACAAATTCCGCACACGTGGAAGGATCTTTTAAAGCCTGAGTACAAAGGGCTGATCGGATTTGGCGACCCGCGCCAGGCGGCAGAACAGTTTGACGCGGTCATTGCGGCGTCGTACGCCTTTGGCGGCAACGCGAACAATGTCATGCCTGGCATCAAGTTTTTCAAAAAGCTCCACCAGATCGGCAACTGGACGGGTACGACGGGCAGCAGCGCCGCAATGAAAACAGGACAAGTCGGAATTCAGATCACGTGGAACTATCTCTCAGAAGCTGACGCCGCACAGTTTCAGGGACGCCCACCAATCGTGACGGTTGTGCCAAGCGACAGCACGGTGGCGGGACCTTATGTCGAGGTGATCAACAAATACGCGCCTCATCCGTATGCGGCGCGCCTCTTGAACAACTATCTGTTCTCAAACGCTGGGCAGATCTCGTACGCAGAAGGCGGTGCCTACCCTGTCCGCCTGAAATACCTCAAACTTCCAGCCAAAGTGCATTTGCCAGCGCTCAACATGGCGCATGTCCACTTTCTCTCGGGTACCTTTGCGAAGGCGACAGCCACGATCAATGCAGATTGGGCACCGATGGTACTTGGTCAATAA
- a CDS encoding alkaline phosphatase family protein, whose amino-acid sequence MWGLVTADRVNQNRLIVVLIDGLSNEVAQRHLGYMEGLVEEGIALRARVKSILPSLSRPCYASIFTGTPPQVHGVTTNEPAARLETPSVFDLLAAVSRTSAVAGYHWMSELFSRGPYDLVRDVEQSDNESGITHGRFYHQDEFPDAQLFGLAERMRRTENPDLLVIHPMGCDHAGHKHGSASREYAGRAAFMDGILATVLPVWMREGYQIIVTADHGMNAFGFHGGPDEAERITPFYLISQRLPSPVATQDTIEQTELSALFCDLLGISPSATMRPFSPSRKAQWFGL is encoded by the coding sequence TTGTGGGGGTTGGTCACGGCGGATCGCGTAAACCAGAATCGATTGATTGTTGTATTGATTGATGGCTTGTCCAATGAAGTCGCACAGCGCCATCTTGGCTACATGGAGGGGCTTGTCGAAGAGGGCATCGCACTTCGCGCGCGTGTAAAGAGTATCTTGCCAAGCTTATCTCGCCCCTGCTATGCGAGTATTTTTACAGGCACGCCACCGCAGGTTCACGGTGTGACCACGAATGAACCGGCAGCGCGCCTTGAGACGCCCAGTGTCTTTGATCTGCTGGCGGCAGTCTCGCGCACTTCCGCGGTCGCTGGATATCACTGGATGAGTGAGCTGTTTTCGCGTGGGCCGTACGATCTCGTGCGCGATGTGGAACAGAGTGACAATGAGTCAGGGATTACACACGGACGTTTCTATCATCAAGACGAATTTCCTGACGCGCAACTCTTCGGGCTCGCAGAACGCATGCGCCGCACAGAAAATCCTGATTTGCTGGTGATCCATCCCATGGGATGCGACCACGCAGGCCACAAACACGGTAGCGCTTCGCGCGAGTACGCTGGCCGTGCGGCGTTCATGGATGGCATTCTCGCAACCGTTCTCCCTGTTTGGATGCGCGAAGGTTACCAGATTATCGTCACTGCCGACCACGGCATGAATGCGTTTGGTTTTCACGGTGGACCGGACGAAGCAGAGCGCATCACACCGTTTTATCTCATCAGTCAGCGCCTGCCGTCGCCTGTCGCGACGCAGGATACGATCGAGCAGACGGAGCTTTCCGCACTCTTTTGCGATCTTCTTGGAATCTCCCCGTCCGCGACGATGCGCCCGTTTTCGCCGTCGCGCAAAGCACAGTGGTTTGGTTTATAA
- a CDS encoding sigma-54 interaction domain-containing protein — MHQADLLTMYAFLLDQVEEGIHVVDTAGNTVIYNRKMAEMEFMEPEDVLGKSVLDVFTFPEKGYSTLLRALRTGEVKPNVKQTFFNLRGEAITTVNSTMPILKDGKMIGALEIAREITKLEQMQQTILRRSETRYTFSSLVGDSAAIVEVTEDAKRAARTHSSILIVGETGTGKELFAQSIHHASPRSAGPFVSQNCAALPESLIEGMLFGTTQGAFAGALDRAGLLEQADGGTILLDELNALGLSLQAKLLRAIQEKTIRRLGDAEDRQIDVRILATISEDPLDAITAGHLRKDLYYRLSVVTLFLPPLRERTGDIPQLTSYFIKKYNELFGMNVPGVSAEVMSFFLSYSWPGNVRELEHTIEGALNLVADGREIDLSHLPFHMRRRRSGVDYERGYDEGFGSGAVMDDDVAGDLHRQLADYERLYVQRALARHGGNISAAARELGVSRQSLQYRLRKWAEP; from the coding sequence ATGCATCAGGCGGATTTACTGACAATGTACGCTTTTTTACTCGATCAAGTCGAAGAAGGCATTCACGTTGTGGATACGGCGGGGAACACGGTGATCTACAACCGCAAGATGGCGGAGATGGAGTTTATGGAGCCGGAGGATGTCCTGGGGAAATCGGTGCTCGATGTTTTTACCTTTCCTGAAAAAGGGTACAGCACGCTCTTGCGCGCGCTGCGAACGGGTGAGGTGAAACCGAACGTCAAGCAGACTTTTTTTAATCTGCGCGGTGAGGCCATCACGACGGTCAACAGCACGATGCCTATATTAAAGGATGGAAAAATGATCGGGGCGCTTGAAATCGCGCGCGAGATTACGAAACTTGAGCAGATGCAGCAAACGATTCTGCGCAGGAGCGAGACGCGCTACACATTTTCCAGCCTGGTTGGGGACAGCGCGGCGATTGTCGAGGTGACGGAGGATGCAAAGCGAGCGGCGCGCACGCACTCCTCGATTTTGATCGTCGGGGAGACGGGGACAGGCAAGGAACTTTTTGCGCAGAGCATTCACCACGCGAGCCCGCGCTCGGCGGGGCCTTTTGTCTCGCAGAATTGTGCGGCACTCCCGGAATCGCTGATCGAGGGAATGCTTTTTGGGACGACGCAGGGGGCATTTGCGGGCGCGCTTGATCGAGCAGGACTTTTGGAACAGGCAGACGGCGGGACAATTCTCCTTGATGAGCTCAATGCGTTGGGGCTCTCCCTCCAGGCGAAGTTGTTGCGGGCGATCCAGGAGAAGACGATTCGTCGTCTCGGCGATGCGGAGGATCGCCAAATTGATGTGCGGATTCTTGCGACCATCAGCGAAGATCCGCTTGATGCGATTACGGCGGGGCATTTGCGCAAGGATCTCTATTATCGCTTGAGTGTGGTGACGCTGTTTTTGCCGCCGCTGCGGGAGCGTACGGGGGATATCCCGCAATTGACATCGTATTTTATCAAAAAATATAACGAACTCTTTGGCATGAATGTGCCAGGCGTTTCTGCAGAGGTCATGTCATTTTTTTTGTCCTATTCCTGGCCCGGCAATGTACGCGAATTGGAGCACACCATTGAAGGAGCGCTCAATCTGGTCGCAGACGGGCGCGAAATCGATCTGTCCCATCTGCCTTTTCATATGCGGCGAAGGCGAAGTGGTGTGGATTATGAGCGGGGATATGATGAGGGATTCGGGTCGGGCGCTGTGATGGATGATGATGTCGCTGGCGACTTGCATCGACAACTGGCAGATTATGAGCGTCTTTATGTGCAGCGCGCGCTTGCAAGACACGGGGGAAACATCTCGGCGGCGGCGCGGGAACTCGGTGTGAGCCGACAGAGTTTACAGTATCGATTGCGCAAGTGGGCAGAGCCGTAA
- the map gene encoding type I methionyl aminopeptidase, whose translation MVILKTQSQIEKMAKAGKILATCHKELAKRIAPGVTTLEIDRFVENFLEKHECTAEQKGYMGYPFATCASVNDVICHGFPARRPLKNGDLVTIDMVVNHKGWLADSAWTYEVGTVTPEVHRLIQVTKEALYIGIEKAVIGNRLGDIGYAIQSYAEAQGFAVVRDYTGHGIGQKMHESPTVLHYGEPGKGLRLKEGMVITIEPMINAGTYKAKVDADGWTVRTVDGSLSAQFEHTIAITSEGPMILTKQ comes from the coding sequence ATGGTTATTTTAAAAACGCAGAGTCAAATTGAAAAGATGGCGAAAGCTGGAAAAATTTTAGCGACGTGCCATAAAGAACTGGCAAAGCGGATCGCACCGGGCGTCACCACGCTTGAGATTGATCGTTTTGTTGAAAACTTCCTGGAAAAGCATGAGTGCACAGCAGAACAAAAGGGGTATATGGGTTATCCATTTGCAACTTGCGCGTCGGTCAATGACGTGATCTGCCACGGCTTCCCGGCGCGCCGCCCCCTCAAAAACGGAGATCTTGTGACGATTGATATGGTTGTAAACCACAAGGGATGGTTGGCAGACTCCGCGTGGACCTACGAAGTGGGCACGGTCACACCGGAAGTTCACCGCCTAATCCAGGTTACAAAGGAAGCTCTCTACATTGGCATCGAGAAGGCGGTGATCGGCAACCGACTCGGCGACATCGGATACGCAATTCAGTCCTACGCAGAAGCACAAGGGTTTGCGGTCGTTCGCGACTACACAGGACACGGGATCGGTCAGAAGATGCACGAATCCCCCACTGTGCTGCACTATGGCGAACCTGGCAAAGGACTGCGCTTGAAAGAAGGGATGGTCATCACGATCGAACCGATGATCAATGCGGGAACGTACAAAGCAAAAGTCGATGCCGATGGCTGGACCGTACGCACGGTCGACGGCTCGCTCTCCGCGCAGTTCGAGCACACGATTGCGATCACAAGTGAAGGGCCGATGATACTCACGAAGCAGTGA
- a CDS encoding peptidoglycan D,D-transpeptidase FtsI family protein, with amino-acid sequence MKKHSERRSWLIARRRIAGIYTFIVLGSALLILRLGYLQIAMASQFTSDVKSQNFDAITIPAPRGQILDRQGAVLATNQPVFRIIYIRYPNDNAKIASVAKRLAYPLGQSEAALIKEMTQANAWNAYATLVRQATPLEISYVEEHKQSLPGIEIIQTPERAYPMGSFAAHVIGYTGAIPANQAQAYQAQGYTPSAQVGLSGLEQQYESVLRGQDGVKRIPVNPAGVPLPGGTISQAPKTGDNLVLNLDGPLEKVAEQALVSRIAYLRGLGEKNVHSGAIVVMNVHTGAVLAMASYPTYNPNWWIGGISSAHYQSYLNGNAGFNRAISGLYMPGSTQKMLTALVALQNHSISPNLIVNDTGGLQIGTYYMRSWNQAGFGPIGLDEALEVSDDTYFYQVGLDMGHYNVNNPPANINAWLNGPRVAALRSIDTMGKQFGLTSPTGVDLPGEATGYVTYANPPTLYDLPAAAIGQEESYSPIGLATYIAAIANGGYRLQPEIVHEITSPTGRVLKVIKPHVIDKVKVNPAYLKIIQKGLEMATHGTLGTATYFFGSDPVNVAGKTGTAESGIPGRNNSVFVGYAPYNNPQIAIAAVIPNVTGEGFRAAAPMSQQVIDAYFKQMAKK; translated from the coding sequence ATGAAAAAACACTCAGAACGGCGTAGTTGGCTCATTGCCCGAAGGAGAATCGCGGGAATCTACACATTTATCGTTTTGGGCAGCGCGCTGCTCATTTTGCGGCTTGGGTATCTGCAAATTGCGATGGCAAGCCAATTCACTTCAGATGTCAAGTCGCAGAATTTCGACGCGATTACCATTCCCGCGCCGCGCGGACAGATCCTTGATCGTCAAGGCGCCGTGCTCGCCACGAACCAGCCAGTCTTTCGCATTATCTACATTCGCTACCCAAACGACAATGCGAAGATCGCGAGTGTCGCAAAGCGGCTGGCTTATCCCCTTGGTCAGTCGGAAGCCGCGCTGATCAAAGAGATGACCCAAGCAAACGCCTGGAACGCTTATGCCACGCTTGTCCGTCAAGCGACACCGCTTGAAATCTCATACGTGGAAGAGCACAAACAGTCTCTACCCGGAATCGAGATCATCCAAACGCCTGAACGCGCTTATCCCATGGGGAGCTTTGCCGCACATGTGATTGGATACACTGGGGCCATTCCTGCGAACCAAGCGCAGGCATATCAGGCACAGGGTTACACTCCATCCGCGCAAGTGGGCTTATCCGGTCTTGAGCAGCAATACGAGTCAGTGCTTCGCGGACAAGACGGCGTCAAGCGAATTCCAGTCAATCCGGCAGGCGTGCCACTTCCTGGAGGCACCATCTCTCAGGCTCCAAAAACGGGAGACAATCTCGTTTTGAATTTAGACGGACCGCTTGAAAAAGTGGCTGAACAGGCCCTGGTGAGCCGTATTGCCTATCTGCGCGGGCTTGGTGAAAAGAATGTGCACTCTGGCGCGATTGTCGTGATGAATGTGCATACAGGCGCTGTCCTGGCAATGGCAAGCTATCCTACCTACAATCCAAACTGGTGGATCGGAGGCATTTCATCCGCGCACTATCAGTCCTACTTAAATGGCAATGCTGGGTTTAACCGCGCGATCAGCGGTCTGTATATGCCCGGGTCTACGCAAAAAATGCTCACGGCGCTTGTCGCCTTGCAGAACCACTCGATTTCACCCAATCTGATCGTCAATGACACAGGTGGACTGCAGATTGGGACGTATTATATGCGCAGTTGGAATCAGGCCGGATTTGGTCCGATCGGCCTTGACGAAGCGCTCGAAGTCTCCGATGACACCTACTTTTATCAGGTGGGGCTTGACATGGGGCACTACAATGTAAACAACCCGCCTGCAAACATTAATGCTTGGCTTAACGGGCCGCGCGTGGCGGCGCTTCGCTCGATTGACACCATGGGCAAGCAGTTTGGATTGACGAGTCCAACGGGCGTTGATCTTCCGGGTGAAGCAACAGGCTATGTCACTTATGCGAATCCGCCGACACTCTACGATCTGCCTGCCGCAGCCATTGGCCAGGAGGAGTCGTATTCGCCGATTGGGCTTGCGACATACATCGCCGCGATTGCAAATGGTGGGTATCGTCTACAGCCTGAAATTGTCCATGAAATCACATCACCGACAGGCCGCGTCCTGAAAGTGATCAAACCGCATGTGATTGATAAGGTCAAGGTGAATCCGGCGTATCTAAAGATCATTCAAAAGGGACTGGAAATGGCTACGCATGGGACGCTTGGGACTGCGACGTACTTTTTTGGCTCAGATCCTGTCAATGTAGCGGGTAAGACGGGGACTGCGGAAAGCGGGATACCAGGGCGCAACAACTCAGTCTTTGTCGGTTACGCACCTTACAACAATCCGCAGATTGCAATCGCCGCTGTGATTCCAAATGTCACAGGTGAGGGATTCCGTGCCGCGGCACCGATGTCACAACAGGTCATCGACGCGTATTTCAAGCAGATGGCGAAGAAATAA
- a CDS encoding MFS transporter, with the protein MLATVSALQASVMAIQVTSGFLIQREFHVSTTQAAQRIGLLFTLTGSVSVATQWIFARRLRFSSIWLLRVGRPFFLLCAVFLLFHTRFAALLAAFVALGVGIGFVLPGATSAASLAVRADEQGAVAGRISAAQGLGTALGPLVGTILYEQNAAFPAIFVGVLFSGLMLIWL; encoded by the coding sequence ATGCTTGCCACAGTGAGTGCGCTTCAAGCATCTGTTATGGCGATTCAAGTGACGAGTGGTTTTCTGATTCAGCGTGAATTCCATGTTTCAACCACACAGGCAGCACAACGTATCGGATTGTTGTTCACGCTCACAGGCAGTGTGTCTGTCGCAACACAATGGATTTTTGCGAGAAGACTCAGGTTTTCATCCATCTGGCTCTTGCGCGTTGGGAGACCTTTCTTTCTGCTATGTGCCGTCTTTCTTCTCTTTCACACTCGTTTTGCGGCACTGCTTGCAGCGTTCGTCGCTCTCGGTGTCGGGATCGGCTTCGTGCTGCCAGGCGCTACGTCGGCTGCTTCGCTTGCGGTGCGTGCGGATGAACAGGGGGCTGTGGCGGGACGAATCAGTGCTGCGCAAGGTCTCGGAACTGCGCTCGGTCCACTTGTTGGCACAATCCTGTATGAACAAAATGCCGCGTTTCCCGCTATTTTTGTGGGGGTGTTGTTCAGTGGCTTGATGTTGATCTGGCTTTGA
- a CDS encoding EAL domain-containing protein encodes MLNFRTSVDKNLTRLGIRQAFDHTQFKANGRPDAIGYMDIIDFSTFEQRHGHLWTDEFVKNWIDQLCSVFANDRHECRGMVYQAWDDGVYVYLYGDGKRQNLESFFYSAIQKSEQILHQLLHEPNRLECHLRYALTFYTHSAKTGAYSKSVLSFKMYQEELYQMMLNVYRAAKRQSAPIHPLEHAELLQILEQGTIRIFEQPILHLHSGAPIGHECLVRGPSLSRLESPLKLLALAEKTGSMLHLDRMIRHLAIQNANVDEHMKVFINISPTIISDSSFRAGETLRELRYTRLRPDQIVFEITEHHAIAEYSSFLQLVSHYRSQGFQIAIDDVGAGHSGLVTLMQVKPDYVKIDMELIRGIHLDPLKQEIVKAIKQISDRFGGIVIAEGIETQEELACLHESSIEYGQGFLLGRPAPRRD; translated from the coding sequence ATGCTAAATTTCCGTACATCCGTCGATAAAAATCTGACGCGATTAGGGATTCGTCAAGCCTTCGATCACACACAGTTCAAAGCAAACGGCCGTCCGGACGCAATTGGTTACATGGATATCATTGATTTCTCTACTTTTGAACAGCGGCACGGCCATCTGTGGACCGATGAATTTGTGAAAAACTGGATCGATCAGCTCTGTAGTGTGTTTGCAAACGATCGTCACGAATGCCGCGGCATGGTGTATCAAGCGTGGGATGACGGGGTGTATGTTTATCTGTACGGGGATGGGAAGCGCCAAAACCTCGAATCCTTCTTCTATTCCGCAATCCAAAAAAGCGAACAAATTCTTCATCAACTTTTGCACGAACCAAATCGCCTCGAGTGCCATCTGCGTTACGCCCTGACGTTTTACACCCACTCAGCGAAGACGGGTGCCTACTCGAAATCAGTCCTATCTTTTAAAATGTATCAAGAAGAACTCTATCAGATGATGCTTAACGTTTACCGCGCAGCTAAGCGTCAATCAGCCCCCATTCATCCACTGGAACACGCTGAGTTGCTACAAATTCTCGAACAAGGGACCATCCGGATATTTGAACAGCCCATTCTTCATCTGCATTCTGGCGCACCTATTGGACACGAATGCCTGGTCAGAGGCCCCTCTTTGTCACGCCTCGAATCGCCTCTAAAACTCCTCGCACTCGCGGAAAAAACGGGATCCATGTTACACCTAGACAGAATGATCCGCCATCTCGCCATCCAAAATGCAAATGTTGATGAACACATGAAAGTTTTCATCAACATTTCGCCGACGATTATCTCCGATTCGTCATTTCGCGCCGGGGAGACGCTGCGCGAACTAAGATATACGCGTCTGCGGCCTGATCAGATCGTGTTTGAGATCACGGAACACCACGCCATTGCAGAGTACAGCTCGTTTCTGCAACTCGTATCGCACTATCGCTCACAAGGATTCCAGATCGCGATTGATGATGTAGGCGCAGGCCACTCCGGGCTTGTCACGCTGATGCAAGTAAAGCCTGATTACGTAAAAATTGATATGGAACTCATCCGTGGCATTCACCTTGATCCATTAAAACAAGAAATCGTCAAAGCGATCAAACAAATCAGCGATCGCTTTGGCGGTATTGTGATTGCAGAAGGAATTGAAACGCAAGAAGAATTGGCCTGTCTTCACGAATCTTCAATTGAGTATGGCCAAGGTTTTTTGCTTGGACGTCCAGCCCCACGCAGGGATTAG
- a CDS encoding MFS transporter, with translation MDQLPRLRTLSILFLAVFFQYTCGNAINPILAPLAARTGMSVVQTGLFFTLSSLVWLIASPFWGRQSERRGRVNVMVIGLVSCFILYALFGIVADWGLTRHPSPLFLFSLLLLIRIASGFFFSTVPVAAQAYIADTTCGMERTRSISLVWMASGLGSIAECGACLPQ, from the coding sequence TTGGATCAATTGCCGCGACTGCGCACGCTTTCCATCCTTTTTCTAGCTGTCTTTTTCCAATATACGTGCGGAAATGCGATCAATCCTATCTTGGCGCCGCTCGCCGCCCGAACGGGCATGAGTGTCGTACAGACGGGCCTCTTTTTCACACTTTCCTCACTCGTCTGGCTGATTGCCAGTCCGTTTTGGGGCAGGCAGAGTGAGCGACGTGGACGCGTTAATGTGATGGTCATCGGTTTGGTCAGTTGCTTTATACTCTACGCACTCTTTGGAATCGTCGCCGATTGGGGGCTAACGCGGCACCCTTCTCCGCTGTTTCTTTTTTCGCTGCTTTTGCTGATCCGCATCGCGTCCGGTTTTTTCTTTTCTACTGTTCCTGTTGCCGCACAGGCGTACATCGCAGATACAACGTGTGGAATGGAGCGTACGAGGTCTATTTCTTTAGTGTGGATGGCAAGCGGATTGGGTTCGATCGCAGAGTGTGGCGCATGCTTGCCACAGTGA